In Leucobacter denitrificans, the genomic window ATTTCTAATGTTACGTCGGCAGAGATGGCTGACGTTTGGCTGGAGGATCGAGGCAGCGTTGAGGTGATCTTCGCGATTGCTGGATTGGGAATAACCCACATTCGGTCCGCATTGATACCGAACATGGCTTCAGCCTCCGCCGCTGTGGGGTGGGAGATGGCGATATAGCCATCGGCACGTCGATACCAGAATTTAGCAAGAAATATTTCGATCCACTTGTTATTGCGAACTCTCCGGGCTGCTCGCTCCATAGTGCGGCCGCTAATCACGACGGCGGGTGGGTGCCGGAGTAAACGTGTCGATATTATTGCTAGAAGGTTCCAATAAGGTCCGAGGGCGAGTATCGTGTCGAACTTACTCTTCTTCACCTGGGAACGAAGCGACAGTACCCTTTCTCCGAACCAGCGACCAGGGACATGTTCGCTTTGGGAATTAGCGTTTGCGTGAGTGGTAAAGAAGGTGACTTCGTCGCCTTTGTCTCTCAAGTAGGTACCCCACTGGGACGCAACGAATTCAGCACCCCCTCCGTGCAGTGACGGAACTAAAATTGCCACATGCATTTGTTATTTCTCCCCGTTTGTTAGGTTCCATAAACGAGAAACGGTGAAGGAGGCGCTTTGACGATGCACCGAATTCACGATCGCGTCCCTGTCGAAGGAGTCGATCTTTTCGAAGAGCCCGGCTAGATCCTGCGGGTCTCTAGTCTTGGAGATTCTTCCGTTTACCTCGCTTTTGATAGCTTTGTCGGGGTCTGCTTCTGCCGTTGCAATGACCGGTAGGGCGCTTCCCATCGCTTCATACATTACTCGTGGGGAGCCTTCGAAGTGTGAAGTCATGAGTAATGCATCGGCAGTACGCATATGATTGCCTACTTCCTCACGGGAGCAAGCACCGAGAAGCTTAACCCGGTGCTGAAGGTTACGAGCAGCGATCATTTGTTGAAGATCTGCGCGGAGTGTGCCGTCTCCGATGACTAGATATCTCCATTGTTGAGGGGAATCGCTGTTACGACGTTCTAAGGCGTCGAAGACTTCTATTGCTAATAGAGGATCTTTTGGATTCTCTAGCCTCCCAACCCAAAGCG contains:
- a CDS encoding glycosyltransferase — encoded protein: MHVAILVPSLHGGGAEFVASQWGTYLRDKGDEVTFFTTHANANSQSEHVPGRWFGERVLSLRSQVKKSKFDTILALGPYWNLLAIISTRLLRHPPAVVISGRTMERAARRVRNNKWIEIFLAKFWYRRADGYIAISHPTAAEAEAMFGINADRMWVIPNPAIAKITSTLPRSSSQTSAISADVTLEIAVPGRLTSSKRPSLAVAVAQHCREITGRETRVHFFGSGKAEASLRASTSPGIEIVFHGWIERWFEVAPTNAIVLVTSQLEGFANVLVESAAAGFPSVASSRALGVCDAIIPGLTGQLAVSDSIEDYSRAVLAAEAIKPDERILPWLHRFSAESSGMLLREALVEAKSSASRQASRS